One Myxocyprinus asiaticus isolate MX2 ecotype Aquarium Trade chromosome 20, UBuf_Myxa_2, whole genome shotgun sequence genomic region harbors:
- the LOC127410976 gene encoding paired box protein Pax-1-like: MLLHSAIEGKLFQINASQEQMEQTYGEVNQLGGVFVNGRPLPNAIRLRIVELAQLGIRPCDISRQLRVSHGCVSKILARYNETGSILPGAIGGSKPRVTTPNVVKNIREYKQGDPGIFAWEIRDRLLADGVCDKYNVPSVSSISRILRNKIGNLSQPNQYENGKQAPPQSSLSYNHIYPYSYPNTMSPSGTKMSNPSGVPVTGGHVSISRGWPSAHTVSNILGIRAFMDPTAIASAEGYAPKMEDWGSVNRASFPSAHGVTGIDKSAIDADIKYHQPSSTLSSYVPACAYSPSNQYGVYSGPGSYVSTGHHWQTQGTSLSHTGGGVTMHPSDIHSSMAFKHAVRDGDRKPPSPLVKQHEALCLHGLPSSSS, translated from the exons AGCAAACCTACGGGGAGGTGAATCAGCTCGGCGGAGTTTTTGTCAATGGACGTCCTTTGCCCAATGCCATAAGATTACGAATAGTGGAGTTAGCCCAGCTTGGGATTCGCCCCTGTGACATAAGCAGACAGCTCAGGGTCTCCCATGGATGTGTGAGTAAAATCCTGGCGAGATACAACGAAACTGGGTCCATTTTGCCCGGCGCAATCGGTGGGAGCAAACCACGCGTTACGACTCCGAATGTTGTAAAAAACATACGGGAATACAAACAGGGAGACCCGGGTATTTTCGCATGGGAAATCCGGGACCGTCTTCTCGCGGATGGAGTATGTGATAAGTACAACGTTCCTTCGGTCAGCTCCATAAGTCGGATATTAAGGAACAAGATTGGAAACCTCTCCCAGCCTAACCAGTATGAGAATGGCAAGCAAGCCCCTCCGCAGTCTAGTCTCTCCTATAACCACATATACCCGTATTCATACCCAAATACAATGTCTCCTTCCGGGACCAAAATGAGCAATCCATCCGGTGTCCCTGTCACGGGTGGGCATGTAAGCATTTCCCGTGGTTGGCCTTCAGCGCACACGGTCAGCAATATATTGGGTATTCGGGCTTTCATGGATCCTACAG CTATTGCTAGCGCTGAAGGGTACGCACCAAAAATGGAAGACTGGGGTAGTGTCAATAGAGCGTCATTTCCCTCTGCTCACGGAGTCACTGGAATAGACAAATCAGCTATTGATGCGGACATAAAATACCATCAG CCTTCATCGACTTTGTCTAGTTATGTCCCGGCGTGCGCTTACTCTCCCTCCAACCAGTATGGCGTGTACAGCGGTCCAGGCAGTTATGTGAGCACAGGGCATCACTGGCAGACCCAGGGCACCAGCCTCTCCCACACGGGCGGTGGCGTGACGATGCACCCGAGTGATATCCATTCTTCTATGGCGTTCAAACATGCAGTGCGAGATG GAGACAGAAAACCCCCGAGTCCCCTAGTTAAGCAGCACGAGGCCCTATGCTTACACGGACTTCCTAGCTCATCCTCATAA